A section of the Malaclemys terrapin pileata isolate rMalTer1 chromosome 15, rMalTer1.hap1, whole genome shotgun sequence genome encodes:
- the CHEK1 gene encoding serine/threonine-protein kinase Chk1 — protein sequence MAVPFVEDWDLVQTLGEGAYGEVQLAVNRRTEEAVAVKIVDMKRAVDCPENIKKEICINKMLNHENIVKFYGHRREGSIQYLFLEYCSGGELFDRIEPDIGMPEPDAQKFFHQLMAGVVYLHSIGITHRDIKPENLLLDERDNLKISDFGLATVFKHNGRERLLNKMCGTLPYVAPELLKRKEFHAEPVDVWSCGIVLTAMLAGELPWDQPSDSCQEYCDWKEKKTYLPPWKKIDSAPLALLHKILTESPTARVTIADIKKDRWYNKPMKKGVKRARVSSGGLSDSPGGFSKHIRSDMDFSPMKSAHSEEKVSYSTSQPEPRTGISLWDSSPTNINKLVQGISFSQPACPEHMLVNSQLLGTPGSSQNPWQRLVKRMTRFFTKLDADRSYNSLKEVCEKMGYVWKKSCTNQVTISTTDRRNNKLIFKVNLVEMEDKILVDFRLSKGDGLEFKRHFLKIKGKLNDIVSTQKVWLPAT from the exons ATGGCCGTGCCCTTCGTGGAGGACTGGGACCTGGTGCAGACCCTGGGCGAAGGCGCCTACGGAGA AGTTCAGCTTGCTGTGAACAGACGCACAGAAGAAGCTGTTGCAGTAAAAATAGTTGACATGAAACGTGCTGTGGACTGTCCAGAGaacataaaaaaagaaatctgcatTAATAAGATGTTAAATCATGAGAACATTGTGAAGTTTTATGGACATCGTAGAGAAGGCAGTATTCAGTACCTCTTCCTTGAGTACTGCAGTGGAGGAGAGCTCTTTGACCGAATAG AGCCTGACATAGGAATGCCTGAACCAGATGCACAGAAATTTTTCCATCAGCTTATGGCTGGCGTG GTATATCTCCACAGTATAGGAATAACTCACAGGGATATTAAGCCTGAGAATCTACTGCTAGATGAAAGAG ATAATCTCAAAATCTCTGACTTTGGCTTAGCGACTGTGTTTAAACACAATGGTCGTGAGCGACTGTTAAACAAGATGTGTGGCACTCTCCCATATGTTGCCCCAGAACTGTTAAAGAGAAAAGAATTCCATGCAGAGCCAGTTGACGTTTGGTCATGTGGGATAGTACTTactgctatgttggcaggag AATTGCCATGGGACCAGCCTAGCGACAGTTGCCAAGAATACTGTGAttggaaggaaaagaaaacataCCTTCCACCTTGGAAGAAGATTGATTCTGCACCATTAG CTTTGCTCCACAAAATACTAACTGAGAGCCCCACGGCAAGGGTTACCATTGCAGACATTAAAAAGGACAGATGGTACAACAAACCTATGAAAAAAG GTGTAAAGCGGGCTCGTGTCTCCTCAGGGGGCCTTTCAGACTCACCAGGTGGCTTTTCTAAGCACATTCGGTCCGATATGGACTTTTCACCAATGAAGAGTGCACACAG TGAGGAAAAAGTGAGCTACTCCACTTCTCAGCCAGAACCTCGCACTGGCATTTCCTTGTGGGACAGCAGTCCAACCAATATCAACAAACTAGTGCAAGGGATCAGCTTCTCCCAGCCAGCATGTCCTGAGCACATGCTAGTTAACAGCCAGTTACTTGGCACCCCAGGCTCATCACAG AACCCATGGCAACGCTTGGTGAAGAGAATGACCCGTTTCTTTACAAAGCTGGATGCTGACCGCTCCTATAATAGTTTGAAGGAGGTTTGTGAGAAGATGGGCTATGTCTGGAAGAAAAGCTGCACAAACCAG GTCACCATCTCAACTACTGACAGAAGGAATAATAAACTGATTTTCAAGGTGAACCTGGTAGAAATGGAGGACAAGATTTTGGTGGATTTCCGCCTGTCTAAG GGTGATGGGTTGGAGTTCAAGAGGCACTTCCTGAAGATTAAGGGGAAACTGAATGATATTGTCAGCACCCAGAAAGTGTGGCTTCCTGCCACGTGA
- the STT3A gene encoding dolichyl-diphosphooligosaccharide--protein glycosyltransferase subunit STT3A: MTKLGFLRLSYEKQDTLLKLLILSMAAVLSFSTRLFSVLRFESVIHEFDPYFNYRTTRFLAEEGFYKFHNWFDDRAWYPLGRIIGGTIYPGLMITSAAIYHVLHFFHITIDIRNVCVFLAPLFSSFTTIVTYHLTKELKDAGAGLLAAAMIAVVPGYISRSVAGSYDNEGIAIFCMLLTYYMWIKAVKTGSIYWAAMCALAYFYMVSSWGGYVFLINLIPLHVLVLMLTGRFSHRIYVAYCTVYCLGTILSMQISFVGFQPVLSSEHMAALGVFGLCQIHAFVDYLRSKLNPQQFEILFRSVISLVGFVLLTIGAVLMLTGKISPWTGRFYSLLDPSYAKNNIPIIASVSEHQPTTWSSYYFDLQLLVFMFPVGLYYCFSNLSDARIFIIMYGVTSMYFSAVMVRLMLVLAPVMCILSGIGVSQVLSTYMKNLDISRPDKKTKKQQDSTYPIKNEVASGMILVMAFFLITYTFHSTWVTSEAYSSPSIVLSARGGDGSRIIFDDFREAYYWLRHNTPEDAKVMSWWDYGYQITAMANRTILVDNNTWNNTHISRVGQAMASTEEKAYEIMRELDVSYVLVIFGGLTGYSSDDINKFLWMVRIGGSTDTGKHIKEHDYYTPTGEFRVDREGSPVLLNCLMYKMCYYRFGQVYTEAKRPPGYDRVRNAEIGNKDFELDVLEEAYTTEHWLVRIYKVKDLDNRGLSRT, encoded by the exons ATGACCAAGTTAGGGTTTCTCCGCCTGTCCTATGAAAAACAGGACACGCTGCTCAAGCTTCTCATCCTGTCGATGGCAGCTGTGCTAT CTTTCTCCACTAGACTCTTCTCTGTGTTAAGATTTGAAAGTGTCATCCATGAATTTGACCC GTATTTTAACTACCGCACGACCCGCTTCCTGGCAGAGGAGGGCTTCTATAAATTCCACAACTGGTTCGATGACAGAGCCTGGTATCCCTTGGGGAGGATCATTGGTGGAACCATTTACCCAG GTTTGATGATCACATCAGCAGCGATTTACCATGTTCTGCACTTCTTCCACATTACCATTGACATCCGAAATGTTTGTGTATTCCTGGCTCCCCTCTTCTCTTCCTTCACCACCATAGTAACTTATCACCTCACCAAAGAACTCAAG GATGCAGGGGCAGGTCTCCTAGCCGCTGCCATGATTGCCGTGGTGCCTGGTTACATCTCTCGTTCTGTGGCTGGCTCCTATGACAACGAAG GTATTGCAATATTCTGTATGTTGCTAACTTACTACATGTGGATCAAAGCAGTGAAGACTGGCTCCATCTACTGGGCAGCCATGTGTGCCCTTGCCTACTTCTACATG GTCTCCTCGTGGGGTGGCTACGTGTTTCTGATTAACCTGATCCCCCTGCATGTCCTTGTGCTGATGCTGACAGGACGCTTCTCCCACAGGATCTATGTGGCCTACTGCACAGTGTACTGCTTAGGAACCATCTTGTCTATGCAGATTTCCTTTGTTGGCTTCCAG CCTGTCCTGTCATCTGAGCACATGGCTGCCTTGGGGGTCTTTGGCCTGTGTCAGATCCATGCCTTTGTGGATTACCTGCGCAGCAAGCTGAACCCCCAGCAATTTGAAATTCTCTTCAGAAGCGTGATCTCCCTTGTTGGATTTGTTCTTCTCACGATAGGAGCCGTGCTGATGCTGACAG GGAAAATCTCACCTTGGACTGGCCGTTTCTACTCTCTGCTGGATCCTTCCTATGCAAAGAATAACATTCCCATCATTGCTTCAGTCTCTGAGCACCAGCCCACCACTTGGTCCTCCTATTACTTTGACCTGCAGCTTCTGGTTTTCATGTTCCCAG TCGGTCTGTATTACTGTTTCAGTAATCTGTCGGATGCCCGCATTTTTATCATCATGTACGGCGTGACCAGCATGTATTTCTCTGCAGTCATG GTGCGTCTCATGCTGGTTCTGGCCCCAGTTATGTGCATTCTGTCCGGCATTGGGGTTTCTCAGGTGCTCTCCACTTACATGAAGAACCTGGATATCAGCCGACCAGACAAGAAAACCAAAAAGCAACAGGACTCTACCTACCCTATTAAAAACGAA GTTGCCAGTGGCATGATCCTGGTCATGGCTTTCTTCTTGATCACTTACACTTTTCATTCGACTTGGGTAACCAGTGAGGCTTACTCCTCCCCCTCCATAGTGCTATCTGCTCGTGGGGGAGATGGCAGTAGGATCATCTTTGATGACTTCAGAGAGGCGTATTACTGGCTGCGTCACAATACGCCAGAG GATGCTAAGGTCATGTCCTGGTGGGACTATGGGTATCAGATAACAGCCATGGCAAATCGGACGATTCTTGTAGACAATAACACCTGGAATAACACACACATCTCCCGCGTTGGTCAG GCAATGGCATCCACCGAAGAGAAGGCCTATGAGATTATGAGGGAGCTGGATGTCAGTTATGTGCTGGTAATATTTGGAGGCCTCACTGGATATTCCTCAGATG ATATAAACAAGTTTCTGTGGATGGTGCGAATTGGTGGAAGCACAGACACCGGGAAGCACATAAAGGAGCACGATTACTACACGCCGACAGGAGAGTTCCGTGTGGATAGGGAAGGTTCCCCTGTGTTGCTCAACTGCCTTATGTATAAGATGTGCTACTACCGCTTCGGGCAGGTCTACACAGAAGCCA AGCGCCCCCCAGGTTATGACAGAGTGAGAAACGCTGAGATTGgaaacaaagactttgaactcgATGTGCTGGAGGAGGCATATACCACAGAGCACTGGCTAGTCCGAATATACAAA GTAAAGGACTTGGATAATCGTGGATTGTCAAGAACATAA